AACATTATTCAAAAGGCTAGATAAACTTTATTTAGATCCGGCTGCTAATGAGCAAAAAATCAAGAAAATAGAAAATAGAATTATTAATCTATATTACAAGCGAAAAGAACTGGTTCAAAAAAATAATAAAAAAAGGGATTTGTTAAACATAAACATGATTGTTGGGACAACGGTTTTAGCAATAATTATGTTACTAGTTACATGATTAATTGGATTTAAAATTGATGACTATACAATACAAGGTGGTATTATAACTAATCGTTGAGTTTTGCTTGGGATAATGTTATCCGGTTATGTTGCTATGTTGGTATTTGTCGTTATTGCTCGTTTTAAATTAAAATCATCGCTTTATTTAATTATAGTTCCAATTGTAGTTTTTTCTGCCTTGATAGAACTTGCTAATGTTCCAATATTGTCGTTAGCAGAAAAAAGGAGTATTGAACAATCTGGTTCTGCAGGTTCTATATTCGTTTATATGTTTCAACATATTATTCTTAGTCCCGTCAAAATTTGGGGCAATATGTTTATAATATTTTTCACTTATAAAATAGTTTCGCCGCTCATTTATAAAAACCACGACATCACTTATTAGGTAGGCATTTACGCCTATTTTTCAATAGTGTTCGTTAATTTGGAAAGGTAATTATGAAAAAAAATAAGTACTTAAAACAACTATTAATATCTACTGTCGCAATTGCTGGAACATCTGCAATTAGCGCTTCATGTACTAATTTAGGAATTTTATTAGGTATTAATAAAAATCTTTATATTACAAAACAAATTCCCGATAATTTATTAAGGATTGATTATCTTAAATTTAAAAATATGAGTCACGAGTATGATATAGCCAAAACTAACTATGTTGATATTTATCAAGAAAAAGATAATGAAGACTTGTATGTTAATGTCAATCAAATGTTTTCTGCATTGAATGGTTTTTTCAATTTGAAGATGATAAAAAATATTGATTATAACAACCGAGGCGTAAAATTTGATTTTTGGAATGGCGAACAAATATTGTTTGATTCAGGCGAAAACAGGATTTCATATACTTCAAGCGATGCTTTTTCGTTTTTATTTAGAATGCAAATGAAAGATTACGGTCGATATATTCACAACGTTGACTATAAGGTTAAAAATTTTAATGATAATAACTCAATCCCCAGTTTTGAATTGAGTAAATATAACTATAAACTTTATATTAAAGATAGTAATGTTTTTATTCCTTTGAGCTTATTTAATTTAATGTTTTGTTCTTCAAATTATTATAATCTCTACTATAACGGTAATGAATTAATCGGGGCTGATTATGAACAAACAAGAGTGCCAAATAACTATATGAATAGTTTTTACGTAAAAAATTCTGTTATCAACACTCAAAACAAGCGAATAAATAATTATAATTTCATGTCATTTTTATTTGATAATTACTATGGGCTGGCTAGCGAATTGTTTAAGTCGCAACAAGTTAAGAATTTTGATGAGTATGCCACTAAAATCGGTGTCAAAAATGATTTATTAAGTACTGATAATAAAGATTATAATGAAGCTTATTTTAAACTTTGATATCGCGGTTTAAACGAATTACATTCTAGAATTATTTCTTATAGTTTTCAGGACAAAAAGTATAAGAATGTTGACGGCAAGAATTATTCTCAAAAAAATATCAATTATCATCAACGCTTAAAACAGCTAAATACCTCGAGAGAAAAAAATTCAAAGAATTCAAGAGTAGTGCATTTTGAAAGCGCTAATACAGCAAGGATAATATTGGATTCTTTTGACGTTGGTACATCAAGTCAACTTAATTCCGATGAAAAATGAAGATATGATTCTTATTGATTAATGGACGCTGCAATTAAAAAAATTAAGACCGATCCAAGAGGAAAAGATATTAAAAATATAATTTTAGACATATCTCTAAATGGCGGTGGGTCAGCAGCTGCGATGGAAAAAGTATTGGGTTTCCTTACAAACAAACCAATAAATTTATTGGTTCAAGACAAACTAACTAAATCAATAACACTTAATCAATTCAATATAGATACGAATCAGGACGCAATAGTAAACAAAAATGATTCATACCCTGAATACAAATGATATGTTTTAACAGGAATTAATACTTTTAGCGCCGCTAATTTATTTGCGCATATAGTTAAGACTCAACGTATAGCTACAGTAATCGGAAATAAGACTGGTGGTGGAATGTTTTCAGTTCTCCCAACAGTATTGCCTGATGGAACTAATGTGGATATTTCCAGTACAAGTGGTTTTAGCGGATATGATGGTAATTGAAACAACACAACTTTAACCAATTTACCAATAACTGAAAACGGGGTAGAGCCAGACATTCATTTAAACTATTATGATTATTATTCATCAAATATTGTTAATGCAATCGAAAACCATAAACACGATAATACTCATATTAGTATAAATTAAATTTGTACAAAACT
This genomic interval from Mycoplasma miroungigenitalium contains the following:
- a CDS encoding S41 family peptidase; translation: MKKNKYLKQLLISTVAIAGTSAISASCTNLGILLGINKNLYITKQIPDNLLRIDYLKFKNMSHEYDIAKTNYVDIYQEKDNEDLYVNVNQMFSALNGFFNLKMIKNIDYNNRGVKFDFWNGEQILFDSGENRISYTSSDAFSFLFRMQMKDYGRYIHNVDYKVKNFNDNNSIPSFELSKYNYKLYIKDSNVFIPLSLFNLMFCSSNYYNLYYNGNELIGADYEQTRVPNNYMNSFYVKNSVINTQNKRINNYNFMSFLFDNYYGLASELFKSQQVKNFDEYATKIGVKNDLLSTDNKDYNEAYFKLWYRGLNELHSRIISYSFQDKKYKNVDGKNYSQKNINYHQRLKQLNTSREKNSKNSRVVHFESANTARIILDSFDVGTSSQLNSDEKWRYDSYWLMDAAIKKIKTDPRGKDIKNIILDISLNGGGSAAAMEKVLGFLTNKPINLLVQDKLTKSITLNQFNIDTNQDAIVNKNDSYPEYKWYVLTGINTFSAANLFAHIVKTQRIATVIGNKTGGGMFSVLPTVLPDGTNVDISSTSGFSGYDGNWNNTTLTNLPITENGVEPDIHLNYYDYYSSNIVNAIENHKHDNTHISIN
- a CDS encoding folate family ECF transporter S component — its product is MINEYGNDQDFKLFTKWSIRKITFIGILIAISVAFFLIVFQFMPFISLPAYKISVIGLPIKITGLIFGPIIGAFVGVVSDLISFLFVPSLFNPLFILAAALDGIIPGIIGFIFLKLLKFLFGGRFQDSYYADMMETLFKRLDKLYLDPAANEQKIKKIENRIINLYYKRKELVQKNNKKRDLLNINMIVGTTVLAIIMLLVTWLIGFKIDDYTIQGGIITNRWVLLGIMLSGYVAMLVFVVIARFKLKSSLYLIIVPIVVFSALIELANVPILSLAEKRSIEQSGSAGSIFVYMFQHIILSPVKIWGNMFIIFFTYKIVSPLIYKNHDITY